The Deltaproteobacteria bacterium GWC2_65_14 genome has a window encoding:
- a CDS encoding molecular chaperone DnaJ, whose amino-acid sequence MQKRDYYEVLGVSRDCSAEELKKAYRRLALQYHPDRNPGDGESEERFKEANEAYSVLSDAQKRSQYDTFGHAGPTGQGFGDFGGFGFGGVEDLLNEFFGMGTIFGGMGRERTRRGDDLRYNLAVTFEEAVIGTEKEVEIPRQTHCRECSGSGAKKGTRPERCGTCGGRGQVTVQQGFFAMSRTCGRCRGAGEVTREICPACAGSGTVTERRPLKIRIPPGVDNGTRLKLRGEGEAGTRGAPPGDLYIVISAGEHPIFQRRGVDLFCEVPITFSQAALGDKIEIPTLNGRKTLSVPSGTPAVHEFVLKGEGIQQLNSYRRGNLVIRVVVEVPKKLTKRQKELLSEYQQISLESPGPSTRSFFEKVKEIFG is encoded by the coding sequence GTGCAAAAAAGGGACTACTACGAGGTGCTCGGCGTCTCCCGGGACTGCTCCGCGGAGGAACTGAAGAAGGCCTACCGGCGGCTCGCACTCCAGTACCACCCGGACCGCAACCCCGGCGACGGGGAATCCGAGGAGCGGTTCAAGGAGGCGAACGAGGCCTACTCCGTCCTCTCCGACGCCCAGAAGAGGTCCCAGTACGACACGTTCGGCCACGCGGGGCCGACGGGGCAGGGATTCGGCGACTTCGGGGGGTTCGGCTTCGGCGGCGTCGAGGACCTGCTGAACGAGTTCTTCGGGATGGGGACGATCTTCGGCGGGATGGGGCGCGAGCGGACCCGCCGGGGGGACGACCTTCGCTACAACCTTGCCGTCACCTTCGAGGAGGCGGTGATCGGGACCGAGAAGGAGGTCGAGATCCCCCGGCAGACCCACTGCCGGGAGTGCTCGGGATCGGGGGCGAAGAAGGGGACCCGTCCGGAGCGGTGCGGTACATGCGGCGGCCGCGGGCAGGTCACCGTGCAGCAGGGGTTCTTCGCGATGTCCCGGACCTGCGGGAGATGCCGCGGGGCCGGGGAGGTGACCCGGGAGATCTGCCCGGCCTGCGCCGGGAGCGGAACCGTCACGGAGCGCCGGCCGCTCAAGATCAGGATCCCGCCGGGCGTGGACAACGGGACGCGCCTGAAGCTGCGGGGGGAGGGGGAGGCCGGGACGCGTGGAGCCCCCCCGGGCGACCTCTACATCGTGATCTCCGCCGGGGAGCACCCGATTTTCCAGCGTCGGGGGGTGGACCTCTTCTGCGAGGTGCCGATCACCTTCTCCCAGGCCGCGCTCGGCGACAAGATCGAGATTCCCACGCTGAACGGCCGGAAGACCCTCTCCGTTCCCTCGGGGACCCCGGCGGTCCACGAGTTCGTCCTGAAGGGGGAGGGAATCCAGCAGCTGAACTCCTACCGGCGGGGGAATCTCGTCATCCGGGTCGTGGTCGAGGTTCCGAAAAAGCTGACGAAGCGGCAGAAGGAGCTATTGTCCGAGTACCAGCAGATCTCCCTGGAGTCGCCGGGTCCGAGCACGCGGAGTTTCTTCGAGAAGGTGAAGGAGATCTTCGGTTGA
- a CDS encoding radical SAM protein, whose amino-acid sequence MSRDTGNERPARFAETLRERAERMLERLSRCDVCPRLCLVDRKKGEPGVCRTGRLAEVASYGPHFGEEAPLVGSSGSGTVFFSGCNLRCSFCQNFEISHLGAGEKMPPEKLAGVFLSVQRMGCHNLNLVTPTHVTPQILEALSMAVARGMSLPIVYNCSGYESVETLRELEGVVDIYMPDIKFLSRESAQRYCDAPDYPEVVRGAVREMARQVGPLSLDRQGVARRGLLVRHLVMPDGASTTREVIDFLAEEIGEDTYLNLMDQYRPCGRALEFSEIGRRTSSAEWVEARDYALSRGLERLDGV is encoded by the coding sequence ATGAGCCGGGACACCGGAAACGAGCGCCCCGCCCGCTTCGCCGAAACCCTTCGGGAGCGTGCGGAGCGGATGCTCGAGCGGCTCTCCCGGTGCGACGTCTGCCCGCGCCTCTGCCTGGTGGACCGGAAGAAGGGGGAACCGGGCGTCTGCCGCACCGGCCGGTTGGCGGAGGTGGCCTCCTACGGGCCGCACTTCGGGGAGGAGGCCCCCCTCGTGGGCTCTTCCGGGTCCGGGACCGTCTTCTTTTCCGGGTGCAATCTACGGTGCTCCTTCTGCCAGAATTTCGAGATCAGCCACCTGGGAGCGGGGGAGAAGATGCCGCCGGAGAAGCTCGCCGGCGTCTTCCTCTCGGTCCAGCGGATGGGGTGCCACAACCTGAACCTGGTCACCCCCACGCACGTCACCCCGCAGATCCTGGAGGCGCTTTCCATGGCCGTCGCCCGGGGGATGTCGCTTCCGATCGTCTACAACTGCAGCGGCTACGAGAGCGTCGAGACCCTCCGGGAGCTGGAGGGGGTGGTGGACATCTACATGCCCGACATCAAGTTCCTCTCCCGGGAGTCGGCCCAGCGGTATTGCGACGCCCCCGACTACCCGGAAGTCGTCCGCGGGGCGGTGCGGGAGATGGCGCGCCAGGTCGGCCCCCTTTCCCTGGACCGGCAGGGGGTCGCCAGGCGGGGGCTGCTGGTCCGCCACCTCGTGATGCCGGACGGCGCCTCGACGACCCGGGAGGTGATCGACTTCCTCGCGGAGGAGATCGGCGAGGACACCTACCTGAACCTGATGGACCAGTACCGCCCCTGCGGCAGGGCCCTCGAGTTTTCCGAGATCGGGCGGCGGACCTCCTCCGCGGAGTGGGTCGAGGCCAGGGACTATGCCCTCTCCAGAGGGCTGGAGCGGCTCGACGGGGTGTAG
- a CDS encoding translation initiation factor IF-1, whose translation MAKDDLAKLEGMVTSTRGGGNYIITLENGIEMSAKLSGKLKRFKIRVIVGDRVTIGVSPYDPTHGLILHRYQG comes from the coding sequence TTGGCGAAAGACGATCTTGCGAAGCTGGAAGGAATGGTAACCTCGACGCGGGGCGGGGGGAACTACATCATCACCCTGGAAAACGGGATAGAGATGTCCGCCAAGCTCAGCGGGAAGCTGAAGCGGTTCAAGATCCGGGTCATCGTGGGCGACAGGGTCACCATCGGTGTCTCCCCCTACGATCCCACCCACGGGCTGATCCTGCACCGCTACCAGGGATAG
- a CDS encoding DNA mismatch repair protein MutT: protein METRNRRILFQGLVLDIEQMEVRIGEKGWHRFQVARHPGGVAVLPLHDDGTVSLIRQLRPAVESELLEIPAGRLAPGEDPEACGRRELSEETGLRAKHLAPLGILHPSPGVLDEVIHLFLATGISQGTAAPEKFEEIATVRIPLEEVRRMATGGAVTDGKTLAALFRLGDRTR, encoded by the coding sequence ATGGAGACGAGGAATCGGCGGATCCTGTTCCAGGGGCTGGTGCTGGACATCGAGCAGATGGAGGTGCGGATCGGTGAGAAGGGGTGGCACCGGTTCCAGGTGGCGCGCCACCCCGGCGGGGTCGCGGTGCTTCCTCTTCACGACGACGGCACGGTGTCGCTGATCCGGCAGCTGCGCCCCGCGGTCGAATCGGAGCTTCTGGAAATTCCGGCGGGGCGCCTCGCCCCCGGCGAGGACCCGGAAGCCTGCGGCAGGCGGGAGCTCTCCGAGGAGACGGGGCTTCGCGCGAAACACCTTGCCCCCCTCGGGATCCTCCATCCCTCCCCCGGGGTCCTCGACGAGGTGATCCACCTCTTCCTCGCCACGGGGATCTCCCAGGGGACGGCGGCCCCGGAGAAGTTCGAGGAAATCGCGACGGTGCGGATTCCTCTCGAGGAGGTCCGCCGGATGGCCACCGGCGGTGCGGTCACCGACGGGAAAACCCTCGCCGCCCTCTTCCGGCTCGGAGACCGGACGCGATGA
- a CDS encoding nucleotide exchange factor GrpE, with product MTDEKRDPHPEDGEEIRIGAEDPDHGETPIDGEEDELSRVKTRMAYLAAEFDNYRKRTAREKEAIVSFGNERLLLAILPFLDNLERAISQPGEAGAAEAILSGVRMTYDQLLAGLRKFGLEQIEAVGKPFDPNLHEAVGVVPREGSPDGTVLAESCRGYLLNGRLLRPAHVTVAQSPFAPSGDGEDAESGSAGREG from the coding sequence ATGACGGACGAAAAAAGGGACCCGCACCCGGAGGACGGGGAGGAGATCCGGATCGGGGCGGAGGATCCCGACCACGGGGAGACCCCGATCGACGGGGAGGAGGACGAGCTCTCCCGGGTGAAGACCCGGATGGCCTACCTGGCCGCGGAGTTCGACAACTACCGCAAGCGGACCGCCCGGGAGAAGGAGGCGATCGTTTCCTTCGGGAACGAGCGCCTGCTGCTCGCGATCCTTCCGTTCCTGGACAACCTGGAAAGGGCGATCTCCCAGCCCGGGGAGGCGGGGGCGGCGGAGGCGATCCTGTCCGGAGTCCGGATGACCTATGACCAGCTCCTCGCCGGGCTGAGGAAGTTCGGGCTGGAGCAGATCGAGGCGGTCGGGAAACCGTTCGATCCGAACCTGCACGAGGCGGTCGGAGTGGTTCCGAGGGAGGGATCTCCCGACGGGACGGTTCTCGCGGAAAGCTGCAGGGGGTACCTGCTGAACGGAAGGCTTCTGCGCCCCGCCCACGTGACCGTCGCCCAGTCGCCGTTCGCCCCTTCGGGCGACGGCGAAGACGCGGAATCCGGGTCCGCCGGCCGGGAGGGTTGA
- a CDS encoding pyruvate formate lyase-activating protein, producing the protein MGRCGLCDDSSPFVSGELGVCLPCLRKRRGEALAVTSAVHAGNRRLHDLPERPPRDPGGVACTLCVNECQIPDGGAGYCGVRRNEGGKPAGADASLGKLSWHHDPLPTNCVADWVCAGGTGAGHPEFAHCPGPEGGHRNLAVFFHACSLNCLFCQNWQYRLESLKDADIPVEALAGAVDARTSCICFFGGDPAPQLPFSLRAAHLARERNLGRILRICWETNGTMHPVLLDGMMDLSVASGGCVKFDLKAADETLHLALTGNSNRRTLENFARAAKRIPERPVPPPLVASTLLVPGYVDEREVGDIAAFIASLDPAIPYSLLAFHPAFQLFDLPRTPQSHAVRCLTAARDAGLSNVHLGNLHLLR; encoded by the coding sequence ATGGGACGCTGCGGGCTGTGCGACGATTCTTCCCCCTTCGTCTCGGGAGAGCTCGGGGTCTGTCTCCCCTGCCTCCGGAAACGTCGGGGCGAGGCGCTGGCCGTTACCTCCGCAGTCCATGCCGGGAACCGCCGTCTTCACGACCTTCCCGAACGACCGCCCAGGGATCCGGGCGGAGTTGCGTGCACCCTGTGCGTCAACGAATGCCAGATCCCCGACGGGGGCGCGGGATACTGCGGCGTCCGCAGGAACGAAGGCGGCAAGCCGGCAGGCGCGGACGCCTCCCTGGGGAAGCTCTCCTGGCACCACGATCCGCTCCCCACGAACTGCGTGGCCGACTGGGTCTGCGCCGGGGGGACGGGCGCGGGACACCCGGAGTTCGCCCATTGTCCGGGACCGGAGGGGGGACACCGCAACCTCGCCGTCTTCTTTCACGCCTGCTCCCTGAACTGCCTCTTCTGCCAGAACTGGCAGTACCGGCTCGAATCGCTCAAAGATGCCGACATCCCGGTGGAGGCGCTTGCGGGGGCCGTGGACGCACGGACCTCCTGCATCTGCTTCTTCGGCGGGGATCCCGCCCCCCAGCTTCCCTTCTCCCTGCGTGCCGCCCATCTCGCCCGTGAGCGGAATCTTGGGAGGATCCTGAGAATCTGCTGGGAGACCAACGGGACGATGCACCCGGTACTTCTCGACGGGATGATGGACCTATCCGTCGCATCGGGAGGATGCGTGAAGTTCGACCTGAAGGCGGCGGACGAAACCCTGCACCTCGCCCTGACGGGAAACTCGAACCGCCGGACCCTCGAGAACTTCGCCCGCGCCGCGAAGCGGATTCCGGAAAGGCCGGTCCCGCCTCCCCTGGTGGCAAGTACCCTCCTGGTCCCCGGCTACGTGGACGAGCGGGAAGTCGGGGATATCGCAGCCTTCATCGCGTCCCTGGACCCTGCAATCCCCTACAGCCTGCTCGCCTTCCATCCCGCCTTCCAGCTC
- a CDS encoding hydrolase, which translates to MEDSVIRAPTRDEAWRILTEHVKSESLRCHALAVEAVMRHAARRRGEDEEAWGVIGLIHDLDYERFPGEHLSRAPEILRGHGWPEEYIRAVLSHGHGIVTDVEPRSDLEKTLYAVDELTGLVAAAALVRPSKSVLDLPVKSVLKKWKDKAFAAGVDRSVVEKGAAMLGVELSALIADTIEGMRTVAAEIGLKGNPG; encoded by the coding sequence ATGGAGGATTCCGTGATTCGAGCGCCGACCCGGGACGAGGCCTGGAGGATCCTGACGGAACATGTGAAAAGCGAAAGTTTGAGGTGCCACGCGCTGGCGGTGGAGGCGGTGATGCGCCACGCGGCGCGCAGGCGCGGGGAGGACGAGGAGGCCTGGGGGGTGATCGGGCTGATCCACGACCTCGACTACGAGAGGTTTCCGGGCGAGCACCTCTCCCGGGCGCCGGAGATCCTGCGGGGCCACGGGTGGCCGGAGGAGTATATCCGCGCGGTCCTCTCCCACGGGCACGGGATCGTGACCGACGTGGAGCCCCGCTCCGACCTGGAGAAGACGCTGTATGCCGTGGACGAGCTGACCGGGCTGGTGGCCGCGGCGGCGCTGGTCCGGCCGTCGAAAAGCGTCCTCGACCTGCCGGTGAAAAGCGTTTTGAAAAAGTGGAAGGACAAGGCCTTCGCCGCGGGGGTCGACCGGTCGGTCGTCGAAAAGGGGGCCGCGATGCTCGGGGTGGAGCTCTCCGCGCTGATCGCCGACACGATCGAGGGGATGCGGACGGTGGCCGCGGAGATCGGGCTGAAGGGGAATCCGGGATGA
- a CDS encoding heat-inducible transcription repressor HrcA, which translates to MDGKLDGRGSLVLRLVIEDYIETAEPVGSRTISKKMEQSLSPATIRNIMADLEEMGFLAQPHTSAGRIPTGAGFRYYVNHLLERRELVRADREQLERMAEGGRAAADDLVRKASRALSGLSGQACVVVVSRVSHQPLRSLSLLRVSSDRILLVTVLQGGWVQNRLIEGEQDVSDEELKKINVYLNELAVGLTLPQLRRKVLVEMKREKSRYDRIMLRALRLSSRAFSDLPPGDVYVEGRANILEQPEFTEDVEKLKRILRAFEEKSLIVRLLDQALDLDALQVSIGSENTVEDLPDISVVASGYHQGESAMGSIGLIGPVRMDYSRVIPLVEYTARLLTSMFEHR; encoded by the coding sequence ATGGACGGAAAGCTGGACGGCCGCGGGTCGCTGGTGCTCCGCCTCGTGATCGAGGACTACATCGAGACCGCGGAGCCGGTGGGATCCCGGACCATCTCCAAGAAGATGGAGCAGAGTCTCTCTCCCGCCACGATCCGGAACATCATGGCGGACCTCGAGGAGATGGGGTTCCTCGCCCAGCCGCACACCTCCGCCGGCCGGATTCCCACGGGTGCCGGGTTCCGGTACTATGTGAACCACCTGCTGGAGAGGCGGGAGCTCGTGCGGGCCGACCGGGAGCAGCTGGAACGGATGGCGGAGGGGGGGAGAGCCGCCGCGGACGACCTGGTGCGGAAGGCCAGCCGCGCCCTGTCGGGTCTTTCCGGGCAGGCGTGCGTGGTGGTCGTATCCCGCGTGTCGCACCAGCCGCTCCGGTCGCTGAGCCTCCTGCGGGTGTCCAGCGACAGGATCCTGCTGGTGACCGTCCTCCAGGGGGGATGGGTCCAGAACCGGCTGATCGAAGGGGAGCAGGACGTCTCCGACGAGGAACTGAAGAAGATCAACGTCTACCTGAACGAGCTGGCCGTGGGGCTGACCCTTCCCCAGCTGCGGCGGAAGGTCCTGGTCGAGATGAAGCGGGAGAAGTCCCGCTACGACCGGATCATGCTGCGCGCGCTCCGGCTGAGTTCCCGGGCCTTTTCGGATCTGCCGCCGGGGGATGTGTACGTCGAAGGGAGGGCGAACATCCTGGAGCAGCCGGAATTCACCGAGGATGTGGAGAAGCTCAAGCGGATCCTCCGCGCCTTCGAGGAGAAGAGCCTGATCGTCCGTCTCCTGGACCAGGCGCTCGACCTGGATGCCCTCCAGGTGTCGATCGGCTCCGAGAACACGGTGGAGGACCTTCCCGACATCTCGGTGGTCGCGTCGGGCTATCACCAGGGGGAATCCGCCATGGGCAGCATCGGGCTCATCGGGCCGGTCCGCATGGACTATTCGCGCGTCATTCCTCTCGTGGAGTACACCGCCAGGCTGCTGACCTCCATGTTCGAGCATCGGTAA